Proteins encoded by one window of Luteimonas yindakuii:
- the sctU gene encoding type III secretion system export apparatus subunit SctU: MADKDQGADKTEQPTPKKLRDARREGNVAKSKELTSTVLVMGWLCAAWMLLDFIGGRVVLLFDQSLQAVGQPFADNLPRMAMLAVDTLLWILLPLFGMAFALGLLIEFLQAGPVASMKKLVPKMDKMNPVEGIKKMFSMDNLVELVKSVLKSAALLGIGYLVLTRMLPELLRLPYSPPQAIGAAIWHAIKWILIWTIAVFFFVSALDVWYQKFSYIKKLRMSRRDIKQEVKENEGDPYVKQRRRQLHQEWAQQNMLGAVRSANVVVTNPTHIAVALQYEHGVTDLPVVVAKGEGAFAEEIKRAAEEAGVPILQNVPLARGLHEKAELDDYIGNEFFEAVAEVLHWAETVRRDGHG, from the coding sequence ATGGCCGACAAGGACCAGGGCGCCGACAAGACCGAACAGCCGACTCCGAAGAAGCTGCGCGATGCGCGCAGGGAAGGCAACGTCGCCAAGAGCAAGGAGCTCACCTCCACCGTGCTGGTGATGGGCTGGCTGTGCGCGGCGTGGATGCTGCTGGACTTCATCGGCGGCCGCGTGGTGCTGCTGTTCGACCAGAGCCTGCAGGCGGTCGGCCAGCCGTTCGCCGACAACCTGCCGCGGATGGCGATGCTGGCGGTCGACACCCTGCTGTGGATCCTGCTGCCGCTGTTCGGCATGGCGTTCGCGCTCGGCCTGCTGATCGAGTTCCTGCAGGCGGGGCCGGTGGCGTCGATGAAGAAGCTCGTCCCGAAGATGGACAAGATGAATCCGGTCGAGGGCATCAAGAAGATGTTCTCGATGGACAACCTGGTCGAGCTGGTGAAGTCGGTGCTCAAGAGCGCGGCGCTGCTGGGGATCGGCTATCTGGTGCTGACCCGCATGCTGCCCGAACTGCTGCGCCTGCCCTACAGCCCGCCGCAGGCGATCGGCGCGGCGATCTGGCATGCGATCAAGTGGATCCTGATCTGGACCATCGCGGTGTTCTTCTTCGTGTCCGCGCTCGACGTCTGGTACCAGAAGTTCTCCTACATCAAGAAGCTCAGGATGAGCCGGCGCGACATCAAGCAGGAGGTCAAGGAGAACGAGGGCGACCCCTACGTCAAGCAACGCCGCCGGCAGTTGCACCAGGAATGGGCGCAGCAGAACATGCTGGGCGCCGTGCGGAGTGCGAATGTCGTCGTGACCAACCCCACCCACATCGCGGTCGCCCTGCAGTACGAGCACGGCGTGACCGACCTGCCGGTCGTCGTCGCCAAGGGCGAGGGCGCGTTCGCCGAGGAGATCAAGCGGGCGGCGGAGGAGGCCGGGGTGCCGATCCTGCAGAACGTGCCGCTCGCGCGCGGGTTGCACGAGAAGGCCGAACTCGACGACTACATCGGCAACGAGTTCTTCGAGGCGGTGGCGGAAGTGCTGCACTGGGCGGAGACGGTGCGCCGCGACGGGCACGGCTGA
- the plsB gene encoding glycerol-3-phosphate 1-O-acyltransferase PlsB, with the protein MSRHSPDQSPLPFPDKEADADLRDDAPALTPPAGLHADPGEALAAPRLPRREPRRPLWARLLGRALAPWIALKIEPQAPAGLVDDRPVCYVLEDYGLSNALILDRACREAGMPSPLQPLPGDPVGRKRAYVALSRRNAAGTLNALAKGKRPQKPSTHSESLARLLEAHRADPTIDVQLLPVSIFVGRSPDKASGWFSVLFSENWALVGRFRRLLAILLNGRDTLVRFASPVEVRGIIAEDLSPERTVRKVSRVLRVHFNRIREAVVGPDLSTRRLLVDKVLSAPTVQEAIADQARRDNSSNEEAWKKAYLYAYEIAADYSHPVVRSASFLLTSVWNRIYRGVLVHHLDALKAAAPGHEIVYVPSHRSHMDYLLLSYLLYNKGIVPPHIVAGINLNLPVVGTILRKGGAFYIRRSIRGNALYSAVLSEYVAQLVAGGYSIEYFIEGGRSRTGRLLQPKGGMVSMTVRAYLRQPTRPVLFQPVYIGYEKLMEGTSYLDELTGKPKQKESIWQLLWGIPKVLRQNYGQVVVNFGEAIPLQRLLDEHASDWDGRPLPDDERPEWLSRMVDATADRIQVHINRAADVNPINFIALALLSTPKHAMSESDLMAQIALSKTTLTDVPYSDLVTVTPHTPQEIVAHGEEIGVLQRISHPLGDVLRVDDETAVLLSYFRNNVVHLFTASGWIASCFHNNRRMSGNTLLRLGRSLYPFLQAELFLPWDADGFVERLERTIQVFVREGLLERVGEDEGGIYQRNSGQTDEVFRLRALGHPLQQAFERYYIAISVLAKNGPGTLGAAELENLCQQAAQRLSLLYAPAAPEFFDRSLFRGFIQKLRELELVRLDHNSKLVFDQRLDVWARDAKVILGRELRHTIEKISPAAVRPGSDPSVPA; encoded by the coding sequence ATGTCACGCCATTCCCCCGACCAGAGCCCGTTGCCCTTCCCCGACAAGGAGGCCGACGCGGACCTCCGCGACGACGCACCCGCGCTCACTCCGCCCGCCGGGCTCCATGCCGATCCCGGCGAGGCGCTGGCGGCACCGCGCCTGCCGCGCCGTGAACCGCGGCGACCGCTGTGGGCACGCCTGCTCGGGCGTGCGCTGGCGCCGTGGATCGCGCTGAAGATCGAACCGCAGGCGCCGGCCGGCCTCGTCGACGACCGCCCGGTCTGCTACGTGCTCGAGGACTACGGCCTGTCCAATGCGCTGATCCTCGACCGCGCCTGCCGCGAGGCCGGGATGCCCTCGCCGCTGCAGCCGCTGCCGGGCGACCCGGTCGGGCGCAAGCGCGCCTATGTGGCGCTGTCGCGACGCAATGCCGCCGGCACGCTCAACGCGCTGGCCAAGGGCAAGCGCCCGCAGAAGCCGAGCACGCACTCGGAATCGCTGGCACGTCTGCTCGAGGCCCACCGTGCCGATCCCACGATCGACGTGCAGCTGTTGCCGGTGTCGATCTTCGTCGGCCGCAGCCCGGACAAGGCCAGCGGCTGGTTCTCGGTGCTGTTCTCGGAGAACTGGGCGCTGGTCGGCCGCTTCCGCCGCCTGCTGGCGATCCTGCTCAATGGCCGCGACACCCTGGTCCGCTTCGCCAGCCCGGTGGAGGTGCGCGGGATCATCGCCGAGGACCTGAGCCCCGAGCGCACCGTGCGCAAGGTCTCGCGCGTGCTGCGCGTGCACTTCAACCGCATCCGCGAGGCGGTGGTGGGGCCGGACCTGTCGACGCGCCGGCTGCTGGTGGACAAGGTGCTGTCGGCGCCGACCGTGCAGGAAGCCATCGCCGACCAGGCACGACGCGACAACTCGAGCAACGAGGAGGCGTGGAAGAAGGCGTACCTGTACGCCTACGAGATCGCCGCCGACTATTCGCACCCGGTGGTGCGGTCGGCCAGCTTCCTGCTGACCTCGGTGTGGAACCGCATCTACCGCGGCGTGCTGGTGCATCACCTGGATGCGCTGAAGGCCGCCGCGCCCGGGCACGAGATCGTCTACGTGCCCAGCCACCGCAGCCATATGGATTACCTGTTGCTGAGCTACCTGCTCTACAACAAGGGCATCGTGCCGCCGCATATCGTCGCCGGCATCAACCTCAACCTGCCGGTCGTGGGCACCATCCTGCGCAAGGGCGGCGCCTTCTACATCCGCCGCTCGATCCGCGGCAATGCGCTGTACTCGGCGGTGCTGTCGGAGTACGTGGCGCAACTGGTGGCCGGCGGCTATTCGATCGAATACTTCATCGAGGGCGGGCGCTCGCGCACCGGGCGGTTGCTGCAGCCCAAGGGCGGCATGGTGTCGATGACGGTGCGTGCCTACCTGCGCCAGCCCACGCGGCCGGTGCTGTTCCAGCCGGTCTACATCGGCTACGAGAAGCTGATGGAAGGCACCAGCTACCTTGACGAGCTCACCGGCAAGCCCAAGCAGAAGGAATCGATCTGGCAGCTGCTGTGGGGCATCCCGAAAGTGCTGCGGCAGAACTACGGCCAGGTGGTGGTGAACTTCGGCGAGGCGATCCCGCTGCAGCGCCTGCTCGACGAGCACGCCAGCGACTGGGATGGCCGTCCGCTGCCGGACGACGAGCGCCCGGAATGGCTGTCGCGGATGGTCGACGCCACCGCCGACCGCATCCAGGTGCACATCAACCGCGCCGCGGACGTCAATCCGATCAACTTCATCGCACTCGCGCTGCTGTCCACGCCCAAGCACGCGATGAGCGAATCCGACCTGATGGCGCAGATCGCGCTGTCCAAGACCACGCTCACCGACGTGCCCTACAGCGACCTGGTGACGGTGACGCCGCACACGCCGCAGGAAATCGTCGCCCATGGCGAGGAGATCGGCGTGCTGCAGCGGATCTCGCATCCGCTGGGCGACGTGCTGCGCGTCGACGACGAGACCGCGGTGCTGCTGTCGTACTTCCGCAACAACGTCGTCCACCTGTTCACCGCATCGGGCTGGATCGCCTCGTGCTTCCACAACAACCGGCGCATGAGCGGCAACACGCTGCTGCGGCTGGGGCGCTCGCTGTATCCGTTCCTGCAGGCGGAGCTGTTCCTGCCGTGGGATGCCGATGGCTTCGTCGAGCGCCTCGAGCGCACCATCCAGGTGTTCGTGCGCGAAGGCCTGCTCGAGCGTGTCGGCGAGGACGAGGGCGGCATCTACCAGCGCAACTCCGGGCAGACCGACGAGGTGTTCCGGCTGCGCGCGCTCGGCCATCCGCTGCAGCAGGCGTTCGAGCGTTACTACATCGCGATCTCCGTGCTGGCCAAGAACGGCCCCGGCACGCTGGGTGCGGCCGAACTGGAGAACCTGTGCCAGCAGGCCGCGCAGCGGTTGAGCCTGCTGTATGCACCGGCGGCGCCGGAGTTCTTCGACCGTTCGCTGTTCCGCGGCTTCATCCAGAAGCTGCGCGAGCTGGAACTGGTGAGGCTCGACCACAACAGCAAGCTGGTGTTCGACCAGCGCCTGGACGTGTGGGCACGCGACGCCAAGGTCATCCTCGGACGCGAACTGCGGCACACGATCGAGAAGATCAGCCCGGCGGCGGTGCGGCCGGGCAGCGATCCGTCCGTCCCTGCCTGA
- a CDS encoding YdcH family protein, whose protein sequence is MYAPRMEPLDPDLPGRLATLRQEHRDLDVAIARLQADIAMDEMAVKRMKKRKLQLKDCIARMESALIPDEPA, encoded by the coding sequence ATGTATGCTCCGCGCATGGAGCCGCTGGATCCCGATCTGCCCGGCCGCCTGGCCACGTTGCGGCAGGAACACCGCGACCTGGACGTTGCGATCGCGCGCCTGCAGGCCGACATCGCCATGGACGAAATGGCGGTCAAGCGGATGAAGAAGCGCAAGCTGCAGCTCAAGGACTGCATCGCCCGGATGGAATCGGCGCTGATCCCCGACGAGCCGGCCTGA